The candidate division KSB1 bacterium genome has a segment encoding these proteins:
- the ftsE gene encoding cell division ATP-binding protein FtsE has translation MLKLHNLKMRYPNGDGLDGVNLEVRNGEFVYLVGPTGAGKSSVLKMIYMDEFPDEGYVLVDEYSSQDIRDKEIPHLRRKLGIIFQDFKLLEDRDVFENVAFVLHVTGARTRDIKKKTLRALGEVGLSHKSRKMPDELSGGEQQRVAIARAIVNEPFILLADEPTGNLDPKTAVEILNIIDKLNARGTAVLMATHNYELVNNTSKRIVSIKNGRTLN, from the coding sequence ATGCTAAAACTCCACAACCTAAAAATGCGCTACCCCAACGGCGATGGCTTAGACGGGGTTAACCTTGAGGTTCGGAATGGCGAGTTTGTCTATCTCGTCGGGCCGACCGGCGCCGGCAAGAGTTCGGTTTTGAAGATGATTTACATGGATGAGTTCCCCGACGAAGGGTATGTGCTGGTAGATGAATATAGCTCTCAGGATATCAGGGACAAGGAGATTCCGCATTTGCGGCGCAAGCTGGGCATCATTTTTCAGGATTTTAAACTGCTGGAGGACCGCGATGTTTTCGAGAATGTCGCCTTTGTTTTGCACGTAACCGGCGCCCGGACGAGAGATATCAAGAAAAAGACTTTGAGGGCCCTGGGGGAAGTCGGCTTAAGTCATAAAAGCCGTAAAATGCCGGATGAGCTTTCCGGGGGCGAACAGCAGCGGGTGGCGATTGCCCGGGCCATTGTCAACGAACCGTTTATTCTCCTGGCGGACGAACCGACCGGAAATTTAGATCCGAAAACAGCGGTGGAGATTTTGAACATTATTGACAAATTGAATGCGCGCGGTACGGCTGTTTTGATGGCCACTCACAATTACGAATTGGTAAATAACACGTCCAAAAGAATCGTTTCAATTAAAAATGGCAGGACATTAAATTGA
- the hrcA gene encoding heat-inducible transcription repressor HrcA: MTATALTERESLILNCLVESYVASATPVGSRYLAKKYDLGISPATIRNVMNDLEDLGYLSQPHVSAGRIPTDNGYRFYVDSLMLIRSLAKRDRNLIEKKLLKVSVDVTDILASASQVLGKISTQLGVVLEPRFYQGVFEKMELVSISGNRVLAVISIKSGLVKTIMMEIESEVSSEHLHEAAQIINERLSGLSLKEVKETIDERLAGVSARNDRLIRLIVESSNKLFNFENQKELHLGGTHNIVANPEFLDQEYASKILQLLESKQSILHLLSDKQAAKVSIRIGDENQENGFTGFSVITTRYYIGNVTGTLGVVGPTRMQYATIVPLVDFMGKVLTRTFHTSMS, encoded by the coding sequence ATGACAGCAACGGCATTAACTGAACGCGAAAGCTTAATCCTGAATTGTTTAGTCGAGAGTTACGTAGCCAGCGCAACGCCGGTGGGTTCCCGCTACCTTGCAAAAAAATATGATTTGGGAATCAGTCCGGCGACGATCAGAAACGTTATGAACGATCTGGAAGACCTGGGGTATTTGAGTCAGCCCCATGTTTCGGCTGGTCGAATTCCAACCGATAATGGGTATCGATTTTACGTTGACAGCCTGATGCTGATCAGGTCTCTGGCTAAAAGAGATCGCAATCTTATAGAAAAAAAATTACTCAAAGTTTCCGTTGATGTGACCGATATTTTAGCCTCGGCTTCTCAAGTTTTAGGTAAAATTTCTACACAATTGGGTGTAGTGCTTGAACCGCGATTTTATCAAGGTGTTTTCGAAAAAATGGAATTGGTGTCAATTTCCGGAAATAGAGTCCTGGCGGTTATTTCTATCAAGTCCGGCCTGGTTAAAACTATTATGATGGAAATCGAATCTGAAGTTTCGAGTGAACATTTGCACGAAGCAGCTCAGATCATAAATGAACGTTTGTCGGGCTTATCCCTGAAAGAAGTTAAAGAGACGATTGATGAACGACTGGCCGGAGTTTCAGCCCGAAACGACAGGTTGATACGTTTAATCGTAGAATCATCAAACAAGCTTTTTAATTTTGAAAACCAAAAAGAATTGCACTTGGGCGGAACCCATAATATTGTAGCCAATCCGGAGTTTCTTGATCAAGAATACGCTTCAAAAATTTTACAATTGCTGGAAAGTAAGCAAAGTATCCTGCATTTGTTAAGTGACAAGCAAGCTGCTAAAGTGTCGATTCGTATTGGAGATGAAAATCAGGAAAATGGGTTTACGGGATTTAGCGTCATCACTACACGTTACTACATTGGTAATGTCACCGGCACCCTTGGCGTGGTTGGACCCACTAGAATGCAATATGCCACAATAGTCCCGTTAGTCGATTTTATGGGAAAAGTATTAACCCGAACATTCCACACAAGTATGAGTTGA
- the grpE gene encoding nucleotide exchange factor GrpE, with protein MTDDVKSKANNKQTSNGKQTPKPKAKSSAGLAKLKKRVEALEVEKKELNDRFLRKVAEFDNYKKRTETEYSQLIKNASADLIVDLLPVLDDLERSLASVEDKDKADNFEHLHEGVELIYKNLSKVLEKRGVKPIESVGQKFDPEKHDALMQMESDQPSNTIIDEHLKGYEMHDRVLRHSQVLVSK; from the coding sequence ATGACAGATGATGTCAAAAGCAAGGCGAATAATAAACAAACATCTAATGGTAAACAGACGCCAAAGCCGAAAGCAAAAAGCTCCGCCGGCTTAGCGAAACTGAAGAAGAGAGTCGAAGCCTTAGAAGTTGAAAAAAAAGAACTAAACGATCGGTTTCTCAGAAAGGTTGCGGAATTTGACAACTACAAGAAAAGAACGGAAACCGAATATTCACAACTGATTAAAAATGCAAGTGCTGACCTGATTGTGGATTTACTGCCTGTTTTGGATGATTTGGAAAGATCTTTAGCCTCTGTAGAGGACAAAGACAAAGCAGATAATTTTGAGCACCTTCATGAAGGTGTTGAGTTAATTTACAAAAACTTATCTAAAGTTTTAGAAAAAAGAGGCGTTAAACCCATTGAGTCTGTCGGCCAAAAGTTTGACCCTGAAAAGCATGATGCGCTCATGCAAATGGAGAGTGATCAGCCTTCCAATACAATTATCGACGAGCACTTGAAGGGATACGAGATGCACGATCGGGTTCTGCGTCACTCGCAGGTTTTGGTGAGCAAGTAA
- the dnaJ gene encoding molecular chaperone DnaJ, which produces MTKRDFYEILGLSKDATNNEVKKAYRKLAMEYHPDRNPGSKEAEQKFKEASEAYEVLKDPQKRQRYDQFGHSGLKGGFGGFEGGFDFDVGDALRTFMSDFGFGDIFGMGRSNSRGSRQRQGRDLQLQLKLTLEEIASGVEKKIKLKKMILCDVCDGRGGQSTTTCLQCQGSGEVRQVAQSILGQFVNITPCPRCHGGGTILKDPCNSCGGEGRVQGERIITVDIPAGVSSGNYITVRGEGNAGPNGGPSGDAIIIIDEAEHEHFERHGDDILYHLPLSFTQVALGADVEVPTLDGKSKLSIQAGIQANKILRMRGKGISRLRGHGRGDQLVRIVVWTPTKLSADDKKLLRELAKSENLDPPKNDRSFLRKIKEAIF; this is translated from the coding sequence ATGACAAAACGTGACTTCTATGAAATATTAGGTTTGAGCAAGGATGCAACGAATAACGAGGTAAAAAAAGCGTATCGAAAGCTGGCTATGGAATACCACCCGGACCGCAACCCTGGGAGCAAAGAAGCAGAACAGAAATTTAAAGAGGCTTCCGAGGCATATGAAGTTTTAAAAGATCCTCAAAAGCGTCAGCGATATGATCAATTTGGGCACAGCGGTCTAAAGGGCGGCTTTGGTGGATTCGAGGGCGGATTTGATTTTGACGTGGGTGACGCGCTCCGCACTTTCATGTCTGACTTCGGGTTCGGCGACATTTTTGGTATGGGTCGCAGCAACAGCCGAGGCAGCCGGCAACGGCAGGGCCGAGATCTCCAGTTGCAGCTTAAGCTTACGCTGGAAGAAATAGCCTCCGGGGTAGAAAAGAAAATAAAGTTGAAGAAAATGATCCTGTGCGATGTTTGTGATGGCCGCGGCGGCCAATCAACAACAACATGTCTGCAGTGTCAGGGATCCGGTGAAGTCCGTCAAGTAGCCCAGTCGATTTTAGGGCAGTTTGTGAACATCACGCCGTGTCCCAGGTGCCATGGAGGTGGTACAATTCTTAAAGATCCGTGCAATAGTTGCGGTGGTGAAGGACGAGTTCAGGGAGAACGCATCATTACCGTGGATATTCCTGCGGGAGTCTCATCCGGGAATTATATTACAGTGCGCGGCGAGGGTAATGCCGGGCCGAACGGCGGCCCTTCGGGAGATGCAATTATCATCATTGACGAAGCTGAGCACGAACATTTTGAACGGCATGGCGACGATATTTTATACCACCTGCCTCTAAGTTTTACTCAGGTTGCGTTGGGAGCTGATGTAGAAGTGCCAACACTTGATGGCAAATCTAAATTAAGTATTCAAGCCGGAATCCAGGCCAATAAAATTTTGAGAATGCGTGGTAAGGGCATTTCTCGTTTACGCGGCCACGGCAGAGGCGATCAGTTAGTCCGGATTGTGGTTTGGACGCCAACCAAATTATCTGCAGACGACAAAAAGCTTCTTCGGGAGTTGGCAAAGAGTGAGAATTTGGATCCTCCAAAAAATGATCGGAGTTTTTTAAGAAAGATTAAAGAAGCTATTTTTTAA
- a CDS encoding helix-hairpin-helix domain-containing protein — protein sequence MIFSLLVGASVQLYDRFYDKTSTVKINQEFVDEFNAKSEKINSQPRLEPDPPLKKDEVIRENGALASKEAQVKKKTNVQSIPEDNTNEFALIDINFAGEEELQLIPRIGPVLAQRIIQYRQENGRFGRLEELKQVKGIGKATFKKIIPYISINKMDLIQSN from the coding sequence TTGATTTTTTCATTATTAGTCGGTGCCTCTGTTCAACTTTATGATCGATTCTATGACAAAACCTCAACGGTTAAAATAAATCAAGAATTTGTTGATGAATTTAATGCCAAATCCGAAAAAATCAATTCTCAACCACGTCTGGAGCCGGATCCGCCTCTTAAAAAAGATGAAGTAATCCGCGAAAACGGTGCACTCGCTTCTAAAGAGGCTCAGGTCAAAAAGAAAACAAACGTTCAGAGTATACCCGAAGACAATACAAATGAATTTGCACTGATAGATATAAATTTTGCAGGCGAGGAAGAGCTTCAACTCATTCCTCGGATTGGACCGGTTTTAGCACAAAGAATTATTCAATATCGACAAGAAAATGGACGGTTTGGCCGGCTTGAGGAACTGAAACAGGTTAAAGGAATTGGTAAGGCAACGTTTAAAAAAATTATACCTTATATATCAATAAATAAGATGGATCTGATTCAAAGTAATTAA